A genomic segment from Streptomyces sp. NBC_00654 encodes:
- a CDS encoding non-ribosomal peptide synthetase/type I polyketide synthase, whose amino-acid sequence MADAINDALRGRVAIIGIGCRMPGGASDHRAFWQNLVEGKDCISPTPADRYDVATLASRHKDKPGRLTGGRGGYIDGFDEFDPAFFGISPREADHMDPQQRKLLEVAWEALEDGGQRPSELAGSNTAVFVGAFTLDYKILQFADLSFETLASHTATGTMMTMVSNRISYCFDFRGPSLSIDTACSSSLVAVHLACQSLNKGETDLALAGGALLHMAPQYTIAETKGGFLSPDGRSRTFDAAANGYVRAEGVGLVALKRLEDALADGDPIHAVILGSGVNQDGHTNGITVPNAESQVSLIRRVCAEAGITPGGLQYMEAHGTSTPVGDPIEANALARALSIGRAPGAACYVGSVKTNIGHTESAAGIAGLIKTALSLEHRVIPPHINLEHINPAIDLAAAPFDIPTRLTEWPEHEGPARAGVNSFGFGGTNAHVVLEEAPARPTPAGPPDPPAERTWSILPLTARHPEALKELAAGIRREIDEAGPAVALADLGHTLAHRRSHLDSRLSLVYSSRASLEEALAACLRDEPHPRVVQGRRLDSSERRLVWVFTGMGPQWWGMGRELFASEPVFRDAVTACDREIRRIAGWSLVEEMSADEEHSRMEETWLAQPANFAVQIGLAALWRAHGVVPDAVVGHSTGEIAAFYEAGVYSLEDAVRVAVHRSRLQHTLDGTGTMLAVSLPEDEAERRILPYGDQVSVAAVNSPGAVTLAGDEPALSRLADELRAEQVFTRFLSVRVPYHSAGMDLIKDELLASLADIAPRPAQVPVYLTGREGTAEGRELDAEYWWRNVRDRVRFRAAVDRIADDGNSLFLEIGPHPVLAHAIRECLDSTGRSGQAVPSLRRRENETERFAASLATLHNLGVPIAWDVLQPSGTPVALPRYPWKRDRHWTEPRPVAQVRLGEVDHPLLGRRTDHAEPAWQARLGTETLPYLADHRIQDTVVFPAAGYVEMATQAVRALTGGAAAVLADIDLRKALFLPEGEDRTVHLSLSLEDAAFTIASLPGPDTERTVHASGVVRAGQRRSPGPALDTDAVRARSRRHLDGPECYAGLAALGYHYGPAFQAIDEVWVGTGEVLARIRPPEAIGADAARHHMHPVLLDACFQSLLTPQILHGGGQRQSPRIRLPLSLGEISLDTVGDQPLWAHGTVTHDDGDELVGDITLYTQDGTAIGRIRGFRAADVEKASTAVALSTIDSWLAETTWLDRPWEATGPQDGGEAQAEVTAGDAQDWLVLADGTGVGDAFAALLSARGERCRVVRPGAAYERDREGAEFTVDPGSAAHLEQLFTDLDQDGEAFRGTVVHLWNLGLPGIAECGRQDLARNGVTGAYSLIALARTLHARGHGGGLHIVTRGAQPVSPGESVEPLGAPAWGIGRVLRHQELTSHRGKLIDLDPARQADEEGCRADAAALLREVLTPDEEEIALRGERRATSRILPAEGLTRPLPLRLRADGSYLVTGAFGALGRLLCRTLVKRGARRLILMGRTQVPPRQEWPHTDPTTAQGRAVALLRELEALGAQTVLAPVDITDEEALTGWLDAHRRTDPPPVRGVFHLAGQVRDTLIADMDRPTFDAVHDPKVIGSYLLHRHLRDEPLEHFVLFASIASLLTTAGQTNYAAGNAFLDALAHHRRAQGLPALSLDWGPWATGMIEELGLVDHYLNSRGMSSLAPDVGMSVLERVIGQDHAQLLVATVVDWPTFLSWYAAPPPLVSELAAAAREPATEGGDGFLEAFRAADEAGRRSLVTERFTALTATVLRTAPEEIDEATGLGMLGLDSLLAMELRAKVHTELGISLPVVALLSGTPVGELSGQLYEGLVERVADDTAVTGTTAVEVFSDERRYPLTQNQKALWFLKQLNPDGYAYNIGGAVEVAVELDPELMFEAVRRLIARHPALRTNFLLEEGRPVQRVSTDTEPDLALFDVQGQEWETIHRTIVAEYRKPYDLERDPLVRFRLFRRETNRWIIMKAVHHIVSDAISTFTFIEELFAVYEALKKNQEPSLPPVRTRYLDFLNKQNEFLAGREAGGMLEYWRSHLPAEVPLLDLPVDKPRPAVQTHNGASEFFTLDAGLSARVHTLAREHGVTPFMVLLGAYYVLLHRYSGQDDIIVGSPVTGRTEQDFASVYGYFVNPLPLHADLAGGPTVADLLQQVRATVLNGLDNQEYPFVLLVEELGLQHDPSRSAVFQAMFILLSHKVATEKYGYRLEYIELPEEEGQFDITLSAYEDEAEGRFHCVFKYNTDLFLPQTMRRMASHYVNLLDSMTRSPSALPTPRLEMLGAREREQLVGEWSGATRPGPVPGGRREERGDIRPVHTMIADVAAAHPGATAVSAPSPGGGAIRLTYAELDHRAKVRARRFRELGVTAGSVVALCLDKSPELIVTLLAVLKANGAYLPIQPDQPAERVAHVVRAAGASLVVVADEARREWAADLPATTVTLEELFTTETDGPAPPESTDPDATAYVINTSGSTGRPKAVQVSHRNLASAYEAWRAEYHLEQDVRVHLQMAGPSFDVFTGDLVRALCSGGSLVLADRDLILDTPRLYRTMRSERVDCAEFVPAIVRSLMDHCAREGQRLDFMRLLVVGSDAWKVAEYQRLRDLCGPGTRVINSYGLTEATIDSACFEGPVDDLEPSLMVPIGRPLANSTLHVLDEHGEPVPPGVPGELWIGGDGVAIGYAGDPEQTARRFVTRTLSREPGAAPVRLYRTGDTARWDTQGRVHLLGRMDNQVKLRGHRIEIGEIEAHLAGLPGLARAVVTVRPDSHGDDTLCAYCVATPGAALDRRALRRHLSTVLPTYMIPSCFTELPELPLTPHGKVDTAALPVPRAAEREQAHEAPVTLYERSMARQWESLLGLRQAGLEDDFFESGGSSIKLIELLHHLRTEFGVSIPVSRLYQATTLHGMAATVEDLVHSTTAEELPYLTFNAEDGPAVFCFPPAGGHGLVYRGLSAELPQYRFVAFNYVPGDDKVARYVELVESAQPDGPCLLLGYSLGGNLAFEVAKELERRGRRVDHVVVLDSRRILESYAPGDEGIKAFEAELGRHLHKHTGSEIVTRATLEHAAEYLTFCGRSPNTGTVRASVSIVTDEDKTELYAVGERGTWHGSSTTGTTVLRGSGTHADMLDAKHLARNADLVRAILTGDADHAG is encoded by the coding sequence TTGGCTGACGCGATCAACGACGCTTTACGGGGCAGAGTCGCGATCATCGGCATCGGCTGCCGCATGCCCGGCGGAGCGTCGGATCACCGCGCGTTCTGGCAGAACCTGGTGGAGGGCAAGGACTGCATCTCGCCCACACCGGCCGACCGGTACGACGTCGCCACACTCGCCAGCAGGCACAAGGACAAGCCCGGACGTCTGACAGGCGGCAGGGGCGGATACATCGACGGCTTCGACGAGTTCGATCCGGCCTTCTTCGGGATCAGCCCGCGCGAGGCCGACCACATGGACCCCCAGCAGCGCAAACTGCTGGAGGTGGCCTGGGAGGCACTGGAGGACGGCGGCCAGCGCCCCTCGGAGCTGGCCGGAAGCAACACGGCCGTCTTCGTCGGCGCGTTCACGCTGGACTACAAGATCCTTCAGTTCGCCGATCTGAGCTTCGAGACGCTGGCCTCGCACACCGCGACCGGCACCATGATGACGATGGTGTCGAACCGGATCTCGTACTGCTTCGACTTCCGGGGCCCCAGCCTCTCCATCGACACGGCGTGCAGCTCCTCCCTGGTGGCCGTGCACCTCGCGTGCCAGAGCCTGAACAAGGGCGAGACCGATCTGGCGCTCGCCGGCGGCGCGCTGCTGCACATGGCACCGCAGTACACCATCGCGGAGACGAAGGGCGGCTTCCTCTCACCGGACGGCCGATCGCGTACGTTCGACGCCGCGGCCAACGGCTACGTACGGGCCGAAGGTGTCGGGCTGGTGGCGCTCAAGCGCCTGGAGGACGCGCTGGCCGACGGGGACCCGATCCATGCCGTCATCCTCGGCAGCGGGGTCAACCAGGACGGTCACACCAACGGCATCACCGTGCCGAACGCGGAGTCCCAGGTCTCCCTCATCAGGCGCGTCTGCGCCGAGGCGGGCATCACCCCCGGCGGCCTGCAGTACATGGAGGCGCACGGCACCTCCACGCCCGTGGGCGACCCCATCGAGGCCAACGCCCTCGCCCGCGCCCTGTCCATCGGACGTGCGCCGGGCGCCGCGTGCTACGTCGGCTCGGTCAAGACCAACATCGGGCACACCGAGTCGGCCGCCGGGATCGCCGGGCTGATCAAGACCGCGCTGTCCCTCGAACACCGCGTCATCCCGCCGCACATCAACCTGGAGCACATCAACCCCGCCATCGACCTGGCGGCCGCGCCGTTCGACATCCCGACCCGCCTGACCGAGTGGCCCGAGCACGAGGGCCCCGCACGCGCCGGGGTGAATTCCTTCGGCTTCGGCGGCACCAACGCCCATGTCGTGCTGGAGGAGGCCCCCGCCCGGCCCACGCCGGCCGGACCGCCGGACCCGCCCGCGGAACGGACCTGGAGCATCCTCCCGCTGACCGCACGTCACCCGGAGGCGCTGAAGGAGCTGGCGGCGGGCATCCGGCGCGAGATCGACGAGGCCGGTCCGGCCGTCGCGCTGGCCGACCTCGGCCACACGCTCGCCCACCGGCGCAGTCATCTCGACTCACGCCTGTCCCTCGTGTACTCCTCGCGCGCCTCCCTCGAAGAGGCACTGGCCGCCTGCCTCCGTGACGAACCGCACCCCCGTGTGGTCCAGGGCCGCCGGCTGGACTCCTCGGAACGGCGCCTCGTCTGGGTCTTCACCGGCATGGGCCCGCAGTGGTGGGGGATGGGCCGCGAACTGTTCGCGAGCGAACCGGTGTTCCGGGACGCCGTCACCGCCTGCGACCGGGAGATCCGCAGGATCGCCGGCTGGTCGCTCGTCGAGGAGATGTCGGCCGACGAGGAACACTCGCGCATGGAGGAGACCTGGCTGGCGCAGCCCGCCAACTTCGCCGTACAGATCGGCCTGGCGGCGCTGTGGCGGGCCCATGGCGTCGTGCCCGACGCGGTGGTCGGGCACAGTACCGGCGAGATCGCCGCCTTCTACGAGGCGGGCGTCTACTCACTGGAGGACGCGGTCCGCGTCGCCGTGCACCGCAGCCGGCTCCAGCACACGCTCGACGGGACCGGCACGATGCTCGCCGTGAGCCTGCCCGAGGACGAGGCGGAGCGCCGGATCCTCCCCTACGGGGACCAGGTGTCCGTCGCCGCGGTCAACAGCCCCGGCGCGGTGACCCTGGCAGGCGACGAGCCTGCCCTGTCCCGGCTCGCGGACGAGCTGCGGGCCGAACAGGTCTTCACCAGGTTCCTGTCGGTGCGGGTCCCGTACCACAGCGCGGGCATGGACCTCATCAAGGACGAACTGCTGGCCTCGCTGGCGGACATCGCACCGCGCCCGGCTCAGGTGCCGGTGTATCTCACCGGCCGTGAAGGCACGGCCGAGGGCCGCGAGCTGGACGCGGAGTACTGGTGGCGGAACGTCCGCGACCGGGTCCGCTTCCGTGCGGCGGTCGACCGCATCGCCGACGACGGGAACAGCCTGTTCCTGGAGATCGGCCCCCACCCCGTGCTCGCCCACGCGATCCGTGAATGCCTGGACAGCACGGGCCGGTCCGGACAGGCGGTGCCCTCGCTGCGCCGCCGGGAGAACGAGACCGAGCGCTTCGCCGCCTCCCTGGCGACCCTGCACAACCTGGGCGTCCCCATCGCCTGGGACGTACTCCAGCCCTCGGGCACGCCGGTCGCACTGCCCCGCTACCCGTGGAAGCGCGACCGGCACTGGACGGAGCCCAGGCCGGTCGCCCAGGTCCGCCTCGGCGAGGTCGACCACCCGCTCCTGGGCCGCCGCACGGACCATGCCGAGCCCGCCTGGCAGGCGCGGCTGGGCACCGAGACGCTGCCCTATCTGGCCGACCACCGCATCCAGGACACCGTGGTGTTCCCGGCGGCGGGTTACGTGGAAATGGCGACCCAGGCCGTACGGGCGCTCACCGGCGGCGCCGCTGCCGTACTGGCCGACATCGACCTCCGCAAGGCCCTCTTCCTGCCCGAGGGCGAGGACCGTACGGTGCATCTGTCCCTGTCCCTGGAGGACGCGGCGTTCACCATCGCCTCCCTGCCCGGCCCCGACACGGAACGCACCGTGCACGCGAGCGGCGTGGTCCGTGCCGGTCAGCGCCGCTCACCAGGACCGGCGCTGGACACCGACGCGGTCAGGGCCCGCAGCCGACGCCATCTCGACGGCCCGGAGTGCTACGCCGGGCTGGCCGCCCTCGGCTACCACTACGGCCCTGCCTTCCAGGCCATCGACGAGGTATGGGTGGGCACCGGCGAAGTCCTCGCCCGCATCCGCCCGCCGGAGGCGATCGGTGCGGACGCGGCCCGCCACCACATGCACCCCGTACTGCTCGACGCCTGCTTCCAGTCCCTGCTGACGCCGCAGATCCTGCACGGCGGGGGGCAGCGGCAGAGCCCCCGCATCCGGCTTCCGCTGTCCCTCGGCGAGATCAGCCTCGACACGGTGGGCGACCAGCCGCTGTGGGCACACGGCACCGTGACCCACGACGACGGCGACGAACTGGTCGGCGACATCACGCTGTACACGCAGGACGGCACGGCGATCGGCCGCATCCGGGGTTTCCGGGCGGCCGATGTGGAGAAGGCGTCGACGGCCGTCGCCCTGAGCACCATCGACTCCTGGCTGGCCGAGACGACCTGGCTCGACCGGCCGTGGGAGGCGACCGGCCCGCAGGACGGGGGAGAGGCACAGGCGGAAGTCACCGCCGGCGATGCCCAGGACTGGCTGGTCCTCGCCGACGGCACCGGCGTCGGCGACGCGTTCGCCGCCCTGCTCTCCGCACGCGGTGAACGCTGCCGCGTCGTGCGCCCCGGAGCGGCCTACGAACGGGACCGGGAGGGCGCGGAGTTCACCGTCGACCCCGGATCCGCCGCACACCTGGAACAGCTCTTCACCGACCTCGACCAGGACGGCGAGGCCTTCCGCGGCACCGTCGTCCATCTGTGGAACCTCGGACTGCCGGGCATCGCGGAATGCGGACGCCAGGACCTGGCCCGCAACGGCGTCACCGGCGCCTACTCACTCATCGCCCTCGCCCGCACCCTCCACGCCCGGGGACACGGCGGTGGACTGCACATCGTCACCCGCGGCGCGCAGCCCGTCTCACCCGGCGAAAGCGTCGAGCCGCTGGGAGCACCCGCCTGGGGCATCGGACGTGTCCTCCGGCACCAGGAACTGACCTCCCACCGGGGCAAACTGATCGACCTCGACCCCGCCCGGCAGGCGGACGAGGAAGGGTGCCGGGCCGACGCCGCAGCCCTGCTGCGCGAAGTCCTGACCCCCGACGAGGAGGAGATCGCCCTGCGCGGCGAGCGCCGCGCCACCAGCCGCATCCTCCCCGCCGAGGGCCTGACCCGCCCGCTGCCGCTGCGGCTGCGCGCCGACGGAAGCTACCTGGTCACCGGAGCCTTCGGTGCCCTGGGCCGGCTGCTGTGCCGCACGCTCGTCAAGCGGGGCGCCCGCAGGCTCATCCTGATGGGCCGCACCCAGGTCCCGCCGCGCCAGGAGTGGCCGCACACCGACCCCACCACCGCGCAGGGCCGGGCGGTGGCCCTCCTCAGGGAACTGGAGGCGCTCGGTGCCCAGACGGTGCTGGCACCGGTCGACATCACCGACGAGGAGGCACTGACCGGCTGGCTCGACGCACACCGGCGCACCGACCCGCCGCCGGTCCGGGGCGTGTTCCATCTCGCCGGACAGGTCCGGGACACCCTGATCGCCGACATGGACCGGCCGACGTTCGACGCGGTCCACGACCCCAAGGTCATCGGCTCCTATCTGCTCCACCGTCATCTGCGCGACGAACCCCTCGAACACTTCGTGCTGTTCGCCTCGATCGCCTCGCTGCTGACGACCGCGGGCCAGACCAACTACGCCGCGGGCAACGCCTTCCTGGACGCGCTCGCCCACCACCGCCGGGCTCAGGGCCTCCCCGCGCTGAGCCTGGACTGGGGACCGTGGGCCACCGGAATGATCGAGGAACTAGGCCTGGTCGACCACTACCTCAACAGCCGGGGCATGAGCTCGCTCGCACCGGACGTCGGCATGAGCGTCCTGGAACGCGTCATCGGCCAGGACCACGCCCAGCTGCTCGTCGCCACGGTCGTCGACTGGCCGACCTTCCTCTCCTGGTACGCCGCCCCGCCCCCGCTCGTCTCGGAACTGGCGGCCGCCGCGCGGGAGCCGGCCACCGAAGGAGGTGACGGCTTCCTGGAGGCCTTCCGCGCCGCGGACGAGGCCGGACGCCGCTCACTGGTGACCGAACGGTTCACCGCGCTGACCGCCACCGTGCTGCGCACGGCACCGGAGGAGATCGACGAGGCGACCGGACTCGGCATGCTGGGGCTCGACTCCCTGCTGGCGATGGAGCTGCGGGCCAAGGTCCACACCGAGCTGGGCATCTCCCTGCCCGTGGTCGCCCTGCTCAGCGGCACCCCCGTCGGTGAACTGTCCGGGCAGCTCTACGAGGGTCTGGTCGAGCGCGTGGCCGACGACACCGCCGTCACCGGAACGACAGCCGTCGAGGTGTTCTCCGACGAACGGCGCTATCCCCTCACCCAGAACCAGAAGGCACTCTGGTTCCTCAAGCAGCTCAACCCCGACGGATACGCCTACAACATCGGCGGCGCGGTCGAAGTCGCCGTCGAGCTCGACCCGGAGCTGATGTTCGAGGCCGTACGCAGACTGATCGCACGGCACCCCGCGCTGCGCACCAACTTCCTGCTGGAGGAGGGACGGCCCGTGCAGCGGGTGTCCACCGACACCGAGCCGGACCTCGCGCTGTTCGACGTCCAGGGCCAGGAATGGGAGACCATCCACCGGACCATCGTCGCCGAGTACCGCAAACCGTACGACCTCGAACGTGACCCGCTGGTCCGCTTCCGCCTCTTCAGGCGCGAAACGAACCGCTGGATCATCATGAAGGCCGTCCACCACATCGTCTCCGACGCCATCTCGACGTTCACGTTCATCGAGGAACTGTTCGCCGTGTACGAGGCGTTGAAGAAGAACCAGGAGCCCTCGCTGCCGCCGGTGAGGACCCGCTACCTCGACTTCCTCAACAAGCAGAACGAATTCCTGGCCGGCCGGGAGGCCGGCGGGATGCTGGAGTACTGGCGCTCCCACCTGCCCGCCGAGGTCCCGCTCCTGGACCTGCCCGTCGACAAGCCCCGCCCGGCCGTGCAGACGCACAACGGCGCCTCCGAGTTCTTCACGCTCGACGCCGGGCTGAGCGCCCGGGTCCACACCCTCGCCCGCGAGCACGGTGTGACCCCGTTCATGGTTCTGCTGGGCGCTTACTACGTCCTGCTGCACCGCTACTCCGGGCAGGACGACATCATCGTCGGCAGCCCGGTGACCGGCCGCACCGAGCAGGACTTCGCCTCCGTGTACGGGTACTTCGTCAACCCGCTCCCGCTGCACGCGGATCTGGCCGGCGGTCCCACCGTCGCGGATCTGCTGCAACAGGTCCGTGCCACCGTGCTCAACGGGCTGGACAACCAGGAGTACCCCTTCGTCCTGCTGGTGGAGGAGCTGGGCCTCCAGCACGACCCCAGCCGCTCCGCCGTGTTCCAGGCGATGTTCATCCTGCTCAGCCACAAGGTGGCCACCGAGAAGTACGGCTACCGGCTGGAGTACATCGAACTCCCCGAAGAAGAGGGACAGTTCGACATCACCCTGTCGGCCTACGAGGACGAGGCCGAGGGACGCTTCCACTGCGTCTTCAAGTACAACACCGACCTGTTCCTGCCGCAGACCATGCGGCGGATGGCCTCGCACTACGTGAATCTGCTCGACAGCATGACCCGGTCACCGTCCGCACTGCCGACGCCCCGGCTGGAGATGCTCGGCGCCCGGGAGCGGGAGCAGCTGGTCGGCGAATGGAGCGGAGCCACCCGTCCCGGCCCGGTCCCCGGCGGTCGCCGCGAGGAACGCGGTGACATCCGGCCCGTGCACACGATGATCGCCGACGTCGCCGCCGCGCACCCCGGGGCCACCGCGGTCTCGGCCCCCTCCCCGGGAGGCGGTGCGATCCGGCTGACCTACGCGGAACTCGACCACCGCGCCAAGGTCAGGGCCCGCCGGTTCCGGGAGCTGGGGGTCACGGCAGGTTCCGTGGTAGCCCTGTGCCTGGACAAGTCGCCGGAACTGATCGTCACCCTGCTCGCCGTGCTCAAGGCCAACGGCGCCTATCTGCCCATCCAGCCCGACCAGCCGGCCGAACGCGTCGCCCATGTCGTCCGTGCCGCCGGCGCCTCTCTCGTGGTCGTCGCCGACGAAGCCCGCCGGGAGTGGGCGGCGGACCTGCCGGCCACGACGGTGACCCTGGAGGAGCTGTTCACGACGGAGACGGACGGCCCCGCACCGCCGGAGAGCACGGACCCGGACGCCACCGCCTACGTGATCAACACCTCGGGCTCCACCGGACGGCCCAAGGCCGTGCAGGTCAGCCACCGCAACCTCGCCTCGGCGTACGAGGCATGGCGTGCGGAGTACCACCTGGAACAGGACGTACGGGTCCACCTCCAGATGGCCGGGCCGTCGTTCGACGTCTTCACCGGCGACCTCGTGCGCGCCCTGTGCTCCGGCGGCAGCCTGGTGCTCGCCGACCGCGACCTCATCCTCGACACACCGAGGCTGTACCGCACCATGCGGTCGGAGCGCGTCGACTGCGCCGAGTTCGTGCCCGCCATCGTGCGGAGCCTGATGGACCACTGCGCCCGCGAAGGACAGCGGCTCGACTTCATGCGGCTCCTGGTGGTCGGCTCGGACGCCTGGAAGGTCGCGGAGTACCAGCGGCTGCGTGACCTCTGCGGGCCCGGGACCCGCGTGATCAACTCCTACGGCCTCACCGAGGCGACGATCGACAGCGCCTGCTTCGAAGGGCCCGTCGACGACCTGGAACCGAGCCTGATGGTCCCGATCGGCAGGCCCCTGGCCAACAGCACGCTCCACGTCCTCGACGAGCACGGCGAACCGGTCCCGCCCGGTGTACCGGGCGAACTGTGGATCGGCGGCGACGGCGTCGCCATCGGATACGCCGGTGACCCGGAGCAGACCGCGCGACGCTTCGTGACCCGTACCCTCAGCCGCGAGCCGGGCGCCGCCCCCGTACGCCTCTACCGGACCGGTGACACCGCGCGCTGGGACACCCAGGGCCGCGTACATCTGCTCGGCAGGATGGACAACCAGGTCAAACTGCGAGGCCACCGGATCGAGATCGGAGAGATCGAAGCGCACCTGGCGGGCCTGCCCGGCCTCGCCCGTGCCGTGGTCACCGTCCGCCCCGACAGCCATGGGGACGACACGCTGTGCGCCTACTGCGTCGCCACGCCCGGCGCTGCTCTGGACCGCCGCGCCCTGCGCCGCCATCTCTCGACCGTGCTGCCGACGTACATGATCCCGTCCTGCTTCACCGAACTGCCCGAACTGCCGCTCACCCCGCACGGCAAGGTCGACACCGCCGCGCTGCCGGTGCCGCGGGCCGCCGAGCGGGAACAGGCCCACGAAGCGCCGGTCACCCTCTACGAACGGAGCATGGCCCGGCAGTGGGAGTCACTGCTCGGCCTCCGGCAGGCCGGACTGGAGGACGACTTCTTCGAGTCGGGCGGCAGCTCGATCAAACTCATCGAACTGCTCCACCACCTCCGGACGGAGTTCGGCGTCAGCATTCCCGTGAGCCGGCTGTACCAGGCCACGACACTGCACGGGATGGCCGCCACCGTCGAGGACCTCGTGCACAGCACGACGGCCGAGGAACTCCCCTATCTGACCTTCAACGCCGAGGACGGACCGGCCGTCTTCTGCTTCCCCCCGGCCGGTGGCCACGGACTCGTCTACCGGGGACTCTCCGCGGAGCTGCCCCAGTACCGGTTCGTCGCGTTCAACTACGTACCGGGTGACGACAAGGTGGCCCGTTACGTGGAACTCGTCGAGTCCGCCCAGCCGGACGGCCCCTGCCTGCTGCTCGGCTACTCCCTCGGCGGCAACCTCGCCTTCGAGGTGGCCAAGGAACTCGAACGCCGCGGACGCCGGGTGGACCATGTCGTGGTGCTGGACTCGCGCCGCATCCTGGAGAGTTACGCGCCGGGCGACGAGGGGATCAAGGCCTTCGAGGCCGAGCTGGGCAGGCATCTGCACAAGCACACCGGATCGGAGATCGTCACCCGCGCCACACTCGAACACGCCGCCGAGTACCTCACCTTCTGCGGTCGCAGTCCCAACACCGGCACCGTGAGGGCATCGGTCAGCATCGTGACGGACGAGGACAAGACCGAGCTCTACGCCGTCGGCGAGCGGGGCACCTGGCACGGCAGCTCCACCACCGGGACGACCGTGCTGCGCGGCTCCGGAACGCACGCCGACATGCTCGACGCCAAACACCTCGCCCGCAACGCCGACCTGGTCCGCGCCATCCTGACGGGAGACGCCGACCATGCCGGCTGA
- a CDS encoding NAD(P)/FAD-dependent oxidoreductase produces the protein MPADHESDWSSPLRDAGGKPRVIVIGAGVAGLSTGCYAQMSGLRTRIFEKHVLPGGCCTAWARDGYIFDYCIEWLIGTAEGNDANQVWRELGALDGKTITNFELFNRVVDEDGRSVTFYNDPARLERHLLGVSPADARLIRSFCRDLRRFTDIELYPFLTAPALRTVRERAALLRTVLPAFRLFWRSAATPMHRFADRFEDPLLRRAFRNIFFQDPEDFPLLPYLFNMASAYHHNAGFPQGGSLGLARSIEERYTGLGGTITYRARTEKVLVENGRAIGIELRNGKRYYADHVVSACDGHTTIYGLLGGKYTGPRIDKLYDDLLNRPGALFPAVVSAFVGIRGDYAPDDDAHSTTYLLSDEDAAELPGALQNSLVVQLRSRYSDGFAPPGKSVVHCTYFSDFAYWKELRTTDRKAYWAQKRKVADFVRRFLERQRPGTGKRIELVDVASPATTKRYTGNHNGSILAWKAFSDADDVAADLVGKDRMRLPGLSGFSMAGQWVGMGGLIRAASTGRFATQYLCEELGVDFTAWESKGTEPWHSGKFGQLPQLDRRSPQEDTGS, from the coding sequence ATGCCGGCTGACCACGAGTCCGACTGGAGCAGCCCCCTGCGGGACGCCGGCGGCAAACCCCGCGTCATCGTGATCGGCGCGGGGGTGGCCGGACTGTCCACGGGCTGCTACGCCCAGATGAGCGGCCTACGGACCCGCATCTTCGAGAAACACGTGCTGCCCGGAGGCTGCTGCACGGCCTGGGCGCGCGACGGCTACATCTTCGACTACTGCATCGAATGGCTGATCGGTACCGCCGAAGGCAACGACGCGAATCAGGTGTGGAGGGAACTGGGCGCGCTCGACGGCAAGACGATCACCAACTTCGAGCTGTTCAACCGGGTCGTCGACGAGGACGGCCGCTCGGTCACCTTCTACAACGACCCGGCCCGGCTGGAGCGCCATCTGCTCGGGGTATCGCCCGCCGACGCACGGCTGATCCGCTCCTTCTGCCGTGATCTGCGGCGGTTCACGGACATCGAGCTGTACCCCTTCCTGACCGCCCCGGCCCTGCGGACCGTACGGGAGAGGGCCGCGCTGCTGCGCACCGTGCTGCCGGCGTTCCGGCTCTTCTGGCGCAGTGCCGCGACCCCGATGCACCGCTTCGCCGACCGCTTCGAGGACCCGCTGCTGCGCCGGGCGTTCCGGAACATCTTCTTCCAGGACCCGGAGGATTTCCCGCTCCTGCCGTATCTGTTCAACATGGCCAGCGCCTACCACCACAACGCGGGCTTCCCCCAGGGCGGTTCGCTGGGACTCGCCCGGTCGATCGAGGAGCGCTACACCGGGCTCGGCGGCACGATCACCTACCGCGCCCGGACCGAGAAGGTCCTGGTCGAGAACGGCCGCGCCATCGGCATCGAACTCCGCAACGGCAAACGGTATTACGCCGACCATGTCGTGTCGGCCTGCGACGGCCACACCACGATCTACGGCCTGCTGGGCGGCAAGTACACCGGCCCCCGGATCGACAAGCTCTACGACGACCTGCTGAACCGCCCCGGAGCGCTGTTCCCCGCGGTGGTCTCCGCCTTCGTCGGCATCCGGGGCGACTACGCCCCCGACGACGACGCCCACAGCACCACCTATCTCCTGTCCGACGAGGACGCCGCCGAACTGCCCGGCGCCCTGCAGAACAGCCTGGTGGTGCAGTTGCGCTCGCGCTACTCCGACGGCTTCGCGCCCCCCGGGAAGTCGGTGGTCCACTGCACCTACTTCAGCGATTTCGCCTACTGGAAGGAGCTGCGCACCACCGACCGGAAGGCGTACTGGGCGCAGAAGCGCAAAGTGGCCGACTTCGTACGGCGCTTCCTGGAGCGCCAACGGCCGGGCACCGGCAAGCGCATCGAGCTGGTCGATGTGGCCTCGCCGGCGACGACCAAGCGCTACACGGGCAACCACAACGGCTCCATCCTGGCCTGGAAGGCCTTCTCCGACGCCGACGACGTGGCCGCCGACCTCGTCGGCAAGGACCGGATGCGGCTGCCCGGACTGAGCGGTTTCTCCATGGCCGGGCAGTGGGTCGGCATGGGCGGCCTGATCCGCGCCGCGTCCACCGGCCGCTTTGCCACCCAGTACCTGTGCGAGGAGCTCGGCGTCGATTTCACGGCGTGGGAGAGCAAGGGCACCGAGCCCTGGCACAGCGGCAAATTCGGGCAACTGCCCCAACTCGACCGGCGGTCCCCCCAGGAGGACACCGGTTCGTGA